A genomic window from Triticum urartu cultivar G1812 chromosome 7, Tu2.1, whole genome shotgun sequence includes:
- the LOC125520135 gene encoding LRR receptor-like serine/threonine-protein kinase RGI3, giving the protein MSPPPPRLGLAAVATSWLLLAALCLPPGAYAVNEQGEALLRWKRSLTNGTGGAALETWRDSDASPCRWSGVACDARGNVVSLLIKSVDLGGPVPARVLRPLAPSLETLVLSGANLTGVIPGELGAYAALTTVDLSGNGLSGAVPAELCRLGKLRSLALHGNSLQGAIPDDIGNLTALTSLTLYDNDLSGAIPASIGKLKKLQVLRAGGNPALKGPLPAEIGGCTDLTMLGLAETGMSGNLPDTIGQLKKLQTLAIYTAMLAGPIPASIGNCTELTSLYLYQNSLSGPVPPQLGQLRKLQTVLLWQNQLVGTIPPVIGNCKELLLIDLSLNMLTGPIPRSFGGLSKLQQLQLSTNKLTGVIPPELSNCTSLTDVEVDNNELSGAIDVDFPRLRNLTLFYAWQNRLTGGVPASLAQCEGLQSLDLSYNNLTGPVPRELFALQNLTKLLLLSNELSGFIPPEIGNCTNLYRLRLNGNRLSGAIPAEIGNLKNLNFLDLGSNRLVGPLPAAMSGCDNLEFVDLHSNSLSGPLPDELPRSLQFVDISDNRLTGLLGPGIGRLPELTKLSLGKNRISGGIPPELGSCEKLQLLDLGDNALSGGIPPELSMLPFLEISLNLSCNRLSGEIPSQFGTLDKLGCLDLSYNQLSGSLAPLARLENLVTLNISYNSFSGELPDTPFFQKIPLSNIAGNHLLVVGAGADETSRRAAISALKLAMTILVAVSAFLLVTATYVLARSRRRNGGAMHGNAAEAWEVTLYQKLEFSVDDVVRGLSSANVIGTGSSGVVYRVELPNGEPLAVKKMWSSDEAGAFRNEISALGSIRHRNIVRLLGWGANRSTKLLFYTYLPNGSLSGFLHRGSVKGAADWAPRYEVALGVAHAVAYLHHDCLPAILHGDIKAMNVLLGPANEPYLADFGLARVLSGVVEPGSSAKLDTSRPRIAGSYGYIAPEYASMQRITEKSDVYSFGVVVLEILTGRHPLDPTLPGGTHLVQWVREHMQAKRGVAELLDPRLRGKQEAQVQEMLQVFAVAMLCISHRADDRPAMKDVVALLKEVRRPPESAADEGKEQPRGAPAPCPAGQQRSPARSALPMGGSSNCSFAMSDYSS; this is encoded by the exons TGGAAGCGCTCGCTCACGAACGGCACGGGCGGGGCCGCGCTGGAGACGTGGAGGGACTCGGACGCGAGCCCGTGCCGGTGGTCCGGCGTGGCCTGCGACGCGCGCGGCAACGTCGTCTCGCTGCTCATCAAGTCGGTCGACCTCGGCGGGCCGGTGCCGGCGCGCGTGCTGCGCCCGCTCGCGCCGTCGCTCGAGACGCTGGTGCTCTCCGGTGCCAACCTCACGGGCGTCATCCCCGGGGAGCTCGGGGCGTACGCCGCGCTGACCACCGTCGACCTCAGCGGGAACGGCCTCTCCGGCGCGGTGCCGGCCGAGCTCTGCCGGCTCGGCAAGCTCCGGTCTCTCGCGCTCCACGGCAACTCGCTGCAGGGCGCCATCCCCGACGACATTGGCAACCTCACCGCCCTGACGTCGCTCACGCTCTACGACAATGATCTTAGTGGCGCCATCCCGGCGAGCATCGGGAAGTTGAAGAAGCTGCAGGTGCTGCGCGCCGGCGGCAACCCGGCGTTGAAGGGCCCGCTGCCGGCGGAGATCGGCGGGTGCACCGACCTCACCATGCTCGGCCTCGCCGAGACCGGCATGTCTGGAAACCTCCCGGACACCATCGGGCAGCTCAAGAAGCTCCAGACCCTCGCCATCTACACCGCCATGCTCGCCGGCCCGATCCCGGCGAGCATCGGCAACTGCACCGAGCTCACTAGCCTCTATCTCTACCAGAATTCCCTCTCCGGTCCGGTGCCGCCGCAGCTCGGCCAGCTGCGCAAGCTGCAGACGGTGCTCCTGTGGCAGAACCAGCTCGTCGGCACCATACCCCCGGTGATCGGCAACTGCAAGGAGCTCCTGCTCATTGACCTCTCGCTCAACATGCTCACGGGCCCCATCCCGAGGAGCTTCGGCGGGCTGTCCAAGCTGCAGCAGCTGCAGCTCAGCACCAACAAGCTCACCGGCGTCATCCCGCCGGAGCTCTCCAACTGCACGTCGCTCACCGACGTCGAGGTGGACAACAACGAGCTGTCGGGAGCGATCGACGTCGACTTCCCGAGGCTGCGCAACCTCACGCTGTTCTACGCGTGGCAGAACCGGCTCACCGGCGGCGTGCCGGCGAGCCTGGCCCAGTGCGAGGGCTTGCAGTCGCTGGACCTCTCCTACAACAACCTCACCGGCCCCGTCCCGAGGGAGCTCTTCGCGCTCCAGAATTTGACCAAGCTGCTGCTCCTCAGCAACGAGCTCTCCGGCTTCATACCGCCGGAGATCGGCAACTGCACCAATCTCTACCGCCTCCGGCTCAACGGCAACCGGCTGTCGGGAGCCATACCCGCGGAGATCGGCAACCTAAAGAACCTCAATTTCCTCGACCTGGGAAGCAACCGCCTCGTCGGCCCACTGCCGGCGGCCATGTCGGGGTGCGACAACCTCGAGTTCGTCGACCTGCACTCCAATTCCCTCTCCGGCCCACTGCCGGACGAGCTGCCGCGCAGTCTCCAGTTCGTCGACATCTCCGACAACCGGCTCACCGGGCTGTTGGGGCCCGGCATCGGCAGGCTGCCTGAGCTGACGAAGCTTAGCCTCGGGAAGAACCGGATCTCCGGCGGCATCCCGCCGGAGCTCGGTTCTTGCGAGAAGCTGCAGCTGTTGGACCTCGGCGACAACGCTCTCTCCGGCGGAATCCCGCCGGAGCTCAGCATGCTGCCTTTCTTGGAGATTTCGCTTAACCTCAGCTGCAACCGCCTCTCCGGGGAGATACCGTCGCAATTCGGCACCCTCGACAAGCTCGGCTGCCTTGACCTGTCTTACAACCAGCTCTCCGGCAGTCTTGCGCCTCTAGCAAGGCTGGAGAACCTCGTCACGCTGAATATCTCGTACAACAGCTTCTCCGGCGAGCTCCCGGACACGCCCTTCTTTCAGAAGATCCCGCTCAGCAACATCGCCGGCAATCACCTGCTCGTCGTCGGCGCTGGCGCCGACGAGACCTCCCGTCGCGCGGCCATCTCGGCGTTGAAGCTCGCCATGACGATTCTCGTGGCGGTGAGCGCGTTCCTCCTCGTGACCGCCACGTACGTCCTCGCCCGCTCGCGCCGCCGGAACGGCGGTGCCATGCACGGCAACGCCGCGGAGGCGTGGGAGGTGACCCTGTACCAGAAGCTCGAGTTCTCGGTGGACGACGTGGTGCGCGGCCTTTCGTCGGCGAACGTGATCGGCACGGGGAGCTCGGGCGTGGTGTACCGGGTGGAGCTGCCCAACGGCGAGCCGCTGGCCGTGAAGAAGATGTGGTCCTCCGACGAGGCCGGCGCGTTCCGCAACGAGATCTCGGCGCTGGGGTCCATCCGGCACCGCAACATCGTGAGGCTGCTCGGGTGGGGCGCGAACCGGAGCACCAAGCTGCTCTTCTACACCTACCTCCCGAACGGCAGCCTGAGCGGCTTCCTCCACCGCGGCAGCGTCAAGGGCGCCGCCGACTGGGCCCCCCGGTACGAGGTGGCGCTCGGCGTCGCGCACGCCGTGGCTTACCTCCACCACGACTGCCTGCCGGCCATCCTGCACGGTGACATCAAGGCCATGAACGTCCTGCTCGGCCCGGCCAACGAGCCGTACCTCGCCGACTTCGGCCTGGCCCGCGTCCTCTCCGGCGTGGTCGAGCCCGGCAGCTCCGCCAAGCTGGACACGTCCAGGCCGCGCATCGCCGGATCATACGGCTACATCGCGCCAG AGTACGCGTCCATGCAGAGGATCACGGAGAAGAGCGACGTGTACAGCTTCGGGGTGGTGGTGCTGGAGATCCTGACGGGGCGGCACCCGCTGGACCCGACGCTGCCCGGCGGGACGCACCTGGTGCAGTGGGTGCGGGAGCACATGCAGGCGAAGCGGGGGGTGGCGGAGCTCCTCGACCCGCGGCTGCGCGGGAAGCAGGAGGCGCAGGTGCAGGAGATGCTGCAGGTCTTCGCGGTGGCCATGCTCTGCATCAGCCACCGCGCCGACGACCGGCCGGCGATGAAGGACGTCGTCGCGCTGCTCAAGGAGGTCAGGCGGCCGCCCGAGAGCGCCGCCGACGAGGGCAAGGAGCAGCCGCGCGGTGCCCCAGCGCCTTGTCCGGCTGGCCAGCAGCGGTCGCCGGCCCGGAGCGCGCTGCCGATGGGCGGCTCTTCAAACTGCTCGTTTGCCATGTCTGATTACTCCAGCTGA
- the LOC125520723 gene encoding cyanidin 3-O-rutinoside 5-O-glucosyltransferase-like, with product MESRGGAPSPHLLFVTSPMQGHINPVRRLAARAAAAGAAVTVSTAVSGHRRMFPSLASPGEEAVDAAGVLHAPFSDGYDEGVDPRVHDMRSFAARARAVGRESLAGVVARLAERGRPVTCVVYTFFVGWVPEVARAGGVPSALFWIQPAAVFAVYYHYFHGHDAVLASCANDPDRDAVVQLPGLPPLRPRALPSVVALTSPEQRGYEVVGTLRDLFLALDDDEHRTKVLVNTFDALEPDALRAVPGLELVAVGPVVPDGASPSTTDLSLRDNDDDDVNGYMEWLDTKAARSVVYVSFGTIFVASKRQELETLQGLKATGRPYLWVSRKVAEDGAELDGAGAGGGADGGRGIMVEWCDQVRVLSHPAVGCFVTHCGWNSALESIACGVPVVAVPQWTDQPTVAWLVEECAGVGVRAQADGEGVAERGELQRCVETVMGDGEAAVEIRACAAKWMERAREALAAGGTLERNLRAFLSGF from the coding sequence ATGGAGAGCCGCGGTGGCGCGCCGTCGCCGCACCTGCTGTTCGTCACCAGCCCAATGCAGGGCCACATCAACCCGgtgcgccgcctcgccgcccgcgccgcggCAGCTGGCGCCGCGGTCACCGTCTCCACCGCCGTCTCGGGCCACCGCCGCATGTTCCCCTCCCTCGCGTCGCCCGGCGAGGAGGCCGTCGACGCCGCGGGCGTGCTGCACGCCCCCTTCTCCGACGGCTACGACGAGGGGGTCGACCCACGGGTGCACGACATGCGCTCCTTCGCCGCGCGCGCCCGCGCCGTCGGGCGCGAGTCGCTCGCTGGCGTCGTCGCCCGCCTCGCCGAGCGCGGCCGCCCCGTCACGTGCGTCGTGTACACCTTCTTCGTGGGCTGGGTGCCCGAGGTCGCGCGCGCCGGCGGCGTCCCCTCGGCGCTCTTCTGGATCCAGCCGGCCGCCGTGTTCGCGGTGTACTACCACTACTTCCACGGCCACGACGCCGTGCTCGCTTCCTGCGCCAACGACCCGGACCGCGACGCCGTCGTCCAGCTGCCGGGGCTGCCGCCGCTCAGGCCCCGCGCGCTCCCGTCCGTCGTGGCGTTAACCTCGCCGGAGCAGCGGGGCTACGAGGTGGTCGGCACGCTGCGGGACCTCTTCCTGGCGCTCGATGACGATGAGCACAGGACCAAGGTGCTGGTCAACACGTTCGATGCGCTGGAGCCCGACGCGCTCCGTGCGGTGCCGGGGCTTGAGCTCGTCGCCGTTGGGCCTGTGGTGCCGGACGGCGCGTCCCCGTCCACCACAGACCTGTCCCTGcgcgacaacgacgacgacgacgtgAATGGGTACATGGAGTGGCTGGACACCAAGGCCGCGCGCTCTGTGGTGTACGTCTCGTTCGGGACCATATTCGTGGCGAGCAAGCGGCAGGAGCTGGAGACGTTGCAAGGACTCAAGGCCACCGGCCGGCCGTACCTATGGGTGTCGCGCAAGGTCGCAGAGGATGGTGCAGAGTTGGACGGCGCGGGAGCGGGTGGCGGCGCCGACGGAGGGCGAGGGATCATGGTGGAGTGGTGCGACCAGGTGCGCGTGCTGTCGCACCCGGCAGTGGGATGCTTCGTGACGCACTGCGGGTGGAACTCGGCGCTGGAGAGCATCGCGTGCGGCGTGCCTGTCGTGGCCGTGCCGCAGTGGACGGACCAGCCGACGGTGGCGTGGCTGGTGGAGGAGTGCGCGGGCGTCGGGGTTCGCGCGCAGGCGGACGGCGAGGGGGTGGCGGAGCGAGGCGAGCTCCAAAGGTGCGTGGAGACGGTCATGGGCGACGGCGAAGCAGCAGTGGAGATCCGAGCATGCGCGGCAAAATGGATGGAGCGGGCCAGGGAGGCGCTCGCCGCCGGCGGGACGCTGGAGAGGAATCTCCGAGCCTTCCTGTCTGGTTTCTGA